The following coding sequences are from one Anguilla rostrata isolate EN2019 chromosome 16, ASM1855537v3, whole genome shotgun sequence window:
- the LOC135241744 gene encoding arrestin domain-containing protein 4-like has product MIDTVKTLGIVFDNEQKNGYCSGEIVSGHVLLELLTATQIKAIKITARGCAQVCWNEGPCRASSPISAPMATPSLGHCIKEEVEYFGASQTLMETTGSEDGEWVSLDAGRHEFAFRFVLPQRPLVSSFVGRHGKVQYWVNAVLQRPSAQDQSVRREFPVLCHIDVNSPSLLSPVSTNKEKMISCWIFTSGPVSLSVNIDRKGYCNGEVIPIYAEIENCSSRLVVPKATIYQMQTFLARGKTKTYRQAVASVRGNHIPSGSSDSWNGKALKIPPLPPSVLNSALIRVEYSLAVTVQIPGARKLRAELPIVIGTIPYGGMGARSASVSSRVSRDTSWLTLALPEEPEAPPNYADVVSEEEFELHSPSLVQSEELERQLGGPIFAYIQEFRFQPPPVYCEVDPHPARALEPPPPLGWLAAPRAGLAL; this is encoded by the exons ATGATTGACACAGTCAAAACGCTCGGCATCGTGTTTGATAACGAGCAGAAGAATGGATATTGCAGTGGTGAAATCGTATCCGGACATGTGTTGCTGGAGTTGCTGACAGCGACTCAAATCAAGGCCATCAAGATAACGGCACGAGGGTGCGCGCAGGTATGCTGGAACGAGGGTCCCTGCAGAGCATCGTCGCCCATCAGTGCTCCCATGGCAACACCATCCCTGGGGCACTGTATTAAAGAGGAGGTGGAATATTTTGGTGCTTCTCAAACTCTAATGGAAACAACAG GCAGTGAAGACGGGGAGTGGGTCAGCCTTGATGCAGGGAGACATGAATTTGCTTTCCGATTTGTGCTCCCTCAAAG GCCCCTGGTGTCCTCGTTCGTTGGGAGACATGGGAAGGTTCAGTACTGGGTGAACGCGGTTCTGCAGAGGCCCTCGGCCCAGGACCAGAGCGTACGCAGAGAGTTCCCCGTCCTCTGCCACATTGACGTCAACTCCCCGTCTCTGCTG TCCCCTGTTTCCACCAACAAGGAGAAGATGATCAGCTGCTGGATCTTCACCTCCGGCCCCGTCTCTCTGAGCGTCAACATCGACAGGAAGGGCTACTGCAACG GAGAGGTGATCCCCATCTACGCCGAGATCGAGAACTGCTCCTCCCGCCTCGTCGTGCCCAAAGCCACCATCTACCAGATGCAGACCTTCCTGGCCAGGGGCAAAACCAAAACCTACCGGCAGGCGGTGGCGAGCGTGAGGGGGAACCACATCCCCTCCGGCAGCTCCGACTCCTGGAACGGGAAGGCGCTGAAGatcccgcccctgcccccctccgtCCTCAACTCCGCCCTCATCAGGGTGGAGTACTCTTTAGCT GTGACGGTGCAGATCCCGGGCGCCAGGAAGCTGAGGGCGGAGCTGCCCATCGTGATTGGCACCATCCCGTACGGCGGCATGGGGGCCCGCAGCGCCAGCGTCAGCAGCCGGGTCAGCCGGGACACAAGCTGGCTCACGCTGGCACTGCCCGAGGAGCCCGAAG CTCCTCCAAATTATGCGGACGTGGTGTCGGAGGAAGAGTTTGAGCtgcactccccctctctcgtcCAAtcggaggagctggagaggcaACTTGGAGGGCCGATTTTCGCATACATCCAGGAATTCCGATTTCAGCCTCCCCCAGTCTACTGTGAG GTggacccccaccccgcccggGCCCTGGAACCACCGCCTCCGCTAGGTTGGCtcgccgcgccgcgcgccgGACTGGCGCTTTAA